Proteins from a genomic interval of Anatilimnocola floriformis:
- the dprA gene encoding DNA-processing protein DprA, which yields MTELSSDPARIAAVRLALVSGVGPIIRQALLERFQSAAAVLSAPEKELREVKGVGAKLAAAIQAATREVNAEEELAHCTAEGIAVLLESDEQYPQRLRDIHDPPGVLFLKGALATADELAIAIVGTRHATSYGLQQAERLAGGLARAGYTVVSGLARGIDAAAHRGALAAGGRTLAVLGSGLSEIYPPEHAGLAKEIATSGAVLGEQPPRMPPIGGAFPQRNRIISGLSLGTIVVEADKTSGALITARMANEQGREVFAVPGRVDNRMAHGCHHLIRDGAKLIESVDDVLEELGPLASPAKSDDGREIRHPVELQLNPQEQAVLAAIGDEPSLIDDVIVSSCLPVPRVLSTLSVLEMKRLVRRVSGNRVQRYH from the coding sequence ATGACCGAGTTGAGCTCCGATCCCGCGCGCATCGCCGCCGTCCGCCTCGCCCTGGTCAGCGGCGTCGGTCCGATCATTCGCCAGGCTCTGCTGGAACGCTTTCAATCCGCAGCTGCCGTCCTGTCAGCCCCGGAGAAAGAGCTGCGCGAGGTGAAAGGGGTCGGCGCTAAGTTGGCCGCGGCCATTCAAGCCGCGACCCGTGAAGTAAATGCCGAAGAAGAGTTGGCCCACTGCACTGCCGAAGGGATCGCAGTGCTGCTGGAGAGCGACGAGCAATATCCGCAACGGTTGCGCGATATTCACGATCCGCCCGGCGTCCTCTTTTTGAAAGGCGCACTTGCTACTGCGGACGAATTGGCCATCGCCATTGTCGGCACCCGCCACGCGACCTCGTATGGCTTGCAACAAGCCGAGCGACTGGCTGGCGGCCTCGCACGGGCGGGCTATACCGTGGTCAGCGGTTTAGCTCGCGGTATTGATGCGGCTGCGCACCGTGGCGCACTCGCAGCCGGCGGTCGAACGCTCGCGGTGTTGGGGAGTGGTCTGAGTGAGATCTATCCGCCAGAACACGCGGGCTTGGCGAAAGAGATTGCCACAAGCGGCGCGGTTCTCGGCGAGCAGCCGCCGCGGATGCCGCCGATCGGTGGGGCGTTTCCGCAGCGGAATCGAATCATCTCCGGACTCAGCCTCGGCACGATTGTGGTGGAAGCCGACAAAACTTCCGGCGCGCTCATCACCGCGCGGATGGCCAACGAACAAGGTCGCGAAGTCTTTGCCGTACCAGGCCGCGTCGACAATCGCATGGCGCATGGATGTCATCACCTGATTCGCGACGGAGCGAAGCTGATCGAAAGTGTCGACGACGTTTTGGAAGAGCTCGGCCCGCTTGCTTCGCCCGCCAAGAGCGACGACGGTCGGGAGATTCGACATCCGGTCGAGCTGCAGCTCAATCCGCAAGAACAAGCCGTGCTGGCCGCGATTGGCGACGAACCGAGCCTGATCGACGACGTGATCGTTAGTAGCTGCCTGCCCGTGCCGCGGGTTCTGTCGACCCTAAGTGTCCTGGAAATGAAGCGTTTGGTGCGGCGGGTGAGCGGCAACCGGGTGCAGCGCTACCACTAA
- the rsfS gene encoding ribosome silencing factor, whose product MLFPSFAGVLVASMVSQLEARTSTHRSMELATAAARTAEELNGKNVMVLDMREQAPIFDYFVVATGSSQRQLRAIADAIDDTLQKELNCGRFGQEGYQDSPWVLLDFGSVVVHLFDEKTRDYYRLEDLWSGAQPVAWK is encoded by the coding sequence ATGTTGTTCCCTTCTTTCGCAGGAGTTCTCGTGGCCAGCATGGTGAGCCAATTGGAAGCACGCACTAGTACGCATCGCAGCATGGAGCTCGCCACCGCCGCCGCCCGCACCGCGGAAGAGCTGAACGGCAAAAACGTCATGGTGCTCGACATGCGCGAGCAAGCGCCGATCTTCGACTACTTCGTAGTCGCCACCGGCTCCAGCCAGCGGCAGCTCCGCGCCATTGCCGATGCCATCGACGACACCCTCCAAAAAGAGCTCAACTGCGGCCGCTTCGGCCAAGAAGGCTACCAGGACAGCCCCTGGGTGCTCCTCGACTTCGGCTCCGTGGTGGTTCATCTCTTCGACGAAAAGACGCGCGATTACTATCGCCTCGAAGACCTCTGGTCCGGCGCTCAGCCCGTGGCTTGGAAGTAG
- the kdsB gene encoding 3-deoxy-manno-octulosonate cytidylyltransferase: MSTVAPRPRVAIVIPARLHSTRLPQKLLLRETGKSILQHTYEAASQAAGIDRICVAADGEEIAAEVRSFGGNVVLTDPNHASGSDRVAEVARGWNDIDIIVNVQGDEPEISAAAIEQVVGLLVQNPAAVMSTLSTPIRTKEKLNDPSCVKVVFDEAQRAMYFSRSVIPHPRSWNDELLAAEPAHFHQHIGLYAYRRDFLLQIATLPRPAIEQLESLEQLRVLHAGQTILVGSIAEPSIGIDTPADYREFVARHSSLT, translated from the coding sequence ATGTCAACTGTTGCTCCTCGCCCGCGCGTGGCGATTGTCATTCCCGCTCGTTTGCACTCTACCAGATTGCCGCAGAAGTTGCTGCTGCGCGAAACGGGCAAGTCGATCCTGCAGCACACCTACGAAGCCGCCTCGCAAGCGGCGGGCATCGATCGCATTTGCGTTGCCGCCGACGGCGAAGAGATTGCTGCCGAAGTCCGTTCGTTCGGCGGCAACGTCGTCCTCACCGATCCCAATCACGCCAGCGGCAGCGATCGCGTCGCCGAAGTGGCCCGCGGTTGGAATGACATCGACATCATCGTCAATGTGCAGGGAGACGAGCCGGAAATCTCCGCCGCAGCCATCGAACAAGTCGTTGGCTTGCTCGTGCAAAATCCGGCTGCAGTCATGTCGACCTTAAGTACGCCGATTCGGACGAAGGAGAAACTCAACGATCCATCGTGCGTGAAAGTCGTTTTCGACGAAGCCCAGCGCGCGATGTACTTCAGCCGTTCGGTCATTCCTCATCCGCGCTCTTGGAACGATGAGTTGCTCGCTGCCGAGCCCGCGCATTTTCATCAGCACATCGGTTTGTATGCTTACCGCCGCGACTTCCTGCTGCAGATCGCCACGCTGCCCCGGCCAGCGATCGAACAACTCGAAAGCCTCGAACAACTGCGCGTGCTACACGCCGGCCAGACGATTCTCGTCGGCAGCATCGCTGAACCGAGCATCGGCATCGACACGCCAGCCGACTATCGAGAGTTCGTTGCCCGCCATAGTTCGCTTACTTGA
- a CDS encoding aldo/keto reductase: MEMRSLGQTGLKLAQLSFGASSLGQEFRSVDLNEALRSVRTALDLGMNFIDTSPYYGRGMSEVLLGVALRDVPRDSYLLGTKLGRYDGAHFDFSARRVVESVDISLHRMGVDYLDIMLCHDIEFVDMRQIIEETLPALRKIKEQGKVRFIGISGYPMNIFKYVLDQQPLDVVLSYNHYTLQNTMLADLLPYLESKKVGVMNAAPFSARLLTEQPLPVWHKATPKVRAIAKQAADHCRSRGVDIAQLAVQFSIENPAMTTCIVGSANPENVRKWVDWAALPIDQTLLAEVQQILAPIHNWCYVEGRKENNDPGAGE, encoded by the coding sequence ATGGAAATGCGAAGCCTGGGTCAGACGGGATTGAAACTTGCGCAGCTCAGTTTTGGAGCTTCCTCGCTGGGGCAAGAGTTCCGCAGTGTCGATTTGAATGAAGCACTGCGGAGTGTGCGCACGGCGCTCGACCTCGGCATGAACTTCATCGATACCAGCCCTTACTACGGCCGCGGCATGAGCGAAGTGCTGCTCGGCGTGGCCCTGCGCGACGTGCCGCGCGACTCGTATTTGCTCGGCACGAAGCTGGGCCGTTATGACGGCGCGCATTTCGACTTCTCCGCGCGTCGTGTCGTCGAGAGCGTCGATATCAGCTTGCATCGAATGGGCGTCGACTATCTCGACATCATGCTCTGCCACGACATCGAGTTCGTCGACATGCGGCAGATCATCGAAGAAACCCTCCCCGCGCTCCGCAAGATCAAGGAGCAAGGCAAGGTTCGCTTCATCGGCATCAGCGGCTACCCGATGAACATTTTTAAATACGTGCTTGATCAACAGCCCCTCGATGTCGTCCTCTCGTACAACCACTACACGCTGCAGAACACAATGCTGGCCGACTTGCTTCCGTATCTGGAGAGCAAGAAAGTTGGCGTGATGAACGCGGCGCCGTTCTCGGCCCGCTTGCTCACCGAGCAGCCGTTGCCGGTGTGGCACAAAGCGACCCCCAAGGTGCGTGCGATCGCCAAGCAAGCGGCCGATCACTGCCGCAGCCGCGGCGTCGACATCGCCCAGCTCGCCGTGCAGTTTAGCATTGAGAATCCAGCGATGACCACCTGCATCGTCGGCTCGGCGAATCCTGAAAACGTCAGGAAGTGGGTCGATTGGGCAGCGCTACCCATCGATCAAACACTGCTCGCCGAAGTGCAGCAGATTCTCGCGCCGATTCACAATTGGTGTTATGTGGAAGGTCGGAAAGAGAACAACGATCCTGGTGCGGGCGAGTAG
- a CDS encoding NUDIX hydrolase, with product MTTLRTRVAAYAVIADSERILLCRISAQLPDLAGQWTLPGGGIDFGETPLAGMIREVNEETGLAVEPIDVAHVDSFVRPTPERTTHHVRIIYRARVIGGELRHEVSGSTDRCEWWPKDSLPPLVDLAEIGVRLAFAV from the coding sequence ATGACTACTCTACGAACCCGCGTCGCCGCCTATGCCGTGATCGCCGACAGCGAGCGGATTTTGCTCTGCCGCATCTCCGCGCAGCTGCCCGATCTCGCCGGACAATGGACGTTGCCCGGCGGCGGCATCGACTTCGGCGAAACGCCCTTGGCTGGCATGATTCGGGAAGTAAATGAAGAAACCGGCCTGGCCGTCGAACCGATCGATGTCGCGCACGTCGATTCCTTCGTGCGGCCGACGCCCGAACGTACCACACACCACGTGCGAATTATCTACCGGGCGCGTGTGATTGGCGGTGAGCTGCGACACGAAGTCTCCGGCAGTACCGACCGCTGCGAATGGTGGCCGAAGGACAGCCTGCCGCCGCTCGTGGATCTCGCCGAGATCGGCGTGAGGTTGGCGTTTGCAGTTTAG
- a CDS encoding TlpA family protein disulfide reductase, whose protein sequence is MHAFLLLTLAALAPAQLPDGTLLRYEGKMVATRDDGNPQHKEFTLTAVMGPTTGTAREVDWVITELGRGSWSWTERFNRWSVDSTQRGDQPTAPALLFERNDGKSVVPLSPILFTAESPLAKGQKWSADRLDYEVTGESTKANQSCWTVDVRTAYGPKRTLHVAKDSGLVVAVRETVFVGQGQQHELRYELKEQKQLTASEASKTAQAFTSWLELQAALQRQPRQERAELNDEQLALARKQIAGLQKAAEGTPLAEFASAAAADVQNQKGRAGALLALKTAAVGKSLAELKMPELKLTDLNSKELNTADWKDKVVVLHFWEYRDAPLEEPYGQVGYLDFASRKHADTAVIIGVNVDDRLASADTRRAAISSARKLKSFMNLSYPIALDDGALVKQFGDPRTAGGKLPLFVVIDAAGKISAYHAGLYDIRPEQGLKELEAAITAAVK, encoded by the coding sequence ATGCACGCGTTTCTGCTTCTCACTCTCGCTGCGCTCGCGCCCGCTCAACTCCCTGACGGCACACTGCTGCGTTACGAGGGAAAGATGGTGGCCACGCGCGACGATGGCAATCCGCAGCACAAGGAGTTCACGCTCACCGCCGTGATGGGGCCAACCACCGGGACGGCGCGCGAGGTCGATTGGGTCATCACCGAACTGGGCCGCGGCAGTTGGTCGTGGACGGAGCGTTTCAATCGCTGGAGCGTCGACTCGACGCAGCGCGGCGATCAGCCGACCGCGCCGGCGCTGCTGTTTGAACGAAACGATGGCAAGAGTGTCGTGCCGCTGTCGCCGATTCTGTTTACTGCCGAGAGCCCGCTGGCCAAAGGTCAGAAGTGGTCTGCCGATCGGCTCGATTACGAAGTGACCGGCGAATCGACCAAAGCGAATCAAAGCTGCTGGACGGTCGACGTGCGAACCGCCTACGGCCCGAAACGCACGCTGCACGTTGCGAAAGACAGCGGCCTGGTCGTCGCCGTTCGCGAAACGGTGTTTGTCGGTCAAGGACAACAACACGAATTGCGTTACGAGCTCAAAGAGCAGAAGCAACTGACCGCCAGCGAAGCCTCGAAGACTGCTCAAGCCTTCACGTCATGGCTGGAATTGCAAGCTGCGCTGCAACGACAACCACGACAAGAGCGAGCCGAACTGAATGACGAACAACTGGCCCTCGCGCGAAAGCAGATCGCCGGTCTGCAAAAGGCCGCCGAGGGAACGCCGCTGGCCGAGTTCGCCTCCGCGGCTGCCGCCGATGTGCAGAACCAAAAGGGCAGGGCCGGCGCGCTCCTCGCGCTGAAAACGGCTGCGGTCGGCAAGTCGCTCGCCGAGCTGAAGATGCCGGAGTTGAAATTGACCGACCTCAATAGTAAAGAGTTGAACACCGCCGACTGGAAAGACAAAGTCGTGGTGCTCCACTTCTGGGAATATCGCGACGCGCCGCTGGAAGAGCCCTACGGCCAGGTCGGTTATCTCGATTTCGCCTCGCGAAAGCATGCCGACACAGCGGTGATCATTGGCGTGAACGTCGACGATCGGCTGGCCTCGGCCGATACTCGTCGCGCTGCCATTTCTTCGGCTCGCAAGCTGAAATCGTTCATGAATTTGAGCTATCCGATCGCCCTCGACGACGGCGCGCTAGTTAAGCAGTTCGGCGATCCACGCACGGCCGGCGGCAAGCTGCCGCTGTTTGTGGTGATCGACGCCGCCGGCAAGATTTCGGCGTATCACGCCGGCCTGTACGACATTCGGCCCGAGCAGGGTTTGAAAGAACTGGAAGCCGCGATTACCGCGGCTGTCAAGTAA
- a CDS encoding class I SAM-dependent rRNA methyltransferase gives MNTISPLLAPRPLAPEHPDRIPTIEVKSAGQHPNLFRKRIDFVAREVRPGDYVRVIDADRRVVGYGIINPRAELAVRMLTWGERIPDKSFWQEKLVEAVKLRRDVLKLDDVTDSYRIIHGEGDGIPGLVIDKLGDVLSAEVFTPGMYQRADAILAMLEPFCGTTHRLIRCGPATMSQEGFEGPDIKSEFCPSRITIQEYGTRFRVDFGEGHKTGFFCDQRDNRRQLAAYCKDRTVLDVCCYTGGFAIQAKKLGGAAEVTGVDLDEHPLALAKENANLNQARCKFVQADAFIYMRDLLSAGKKFDVVVLDPPKLIRTRLEYEEGRRKHLDLNRLAMRLVAPGGLMLTCTCAGLLPADDFMQLVCLASRQAGPELQAATKEQGARNGPRAMQILSKCGAAPDHPVASNCPESEYLNGVWMRML, from the coding sequence ATGAACACCATTTCCCCCCTTCTCGCGCCGCGGCCTCTCGCGCCGGAACATCCCGACCGCATTCCCACGATCGAAGTGAAATCGGCCGGCCAGCATCCCAACCTCTTCCGCAAGCGGATCGATTTCGTCGCTCGCGAGGTTCGGCCTGGCGATTATGTGCGGGTAATCGATGCGGATCGCCGCGTCGTCGGTTACGGCATTATTAATCCCCGCGCCGAACTCGCCGTGCGGATGCTCACCTGGGGCGAGCGCATTCCCGACAAGAGTTTCTGGCAGGAAAAGCTCGTCGAAGCCGTCAAGCTGCGACGGGATGTGCTCAAGCTCGACGATGTGACCGACAGCTACCGCATCATCCACGGCGAAGGTGACGGAATTCCAGGGCTGGTGATCGACAAGCTGGGCGATGTGCTGTCGGCTGAAGTCTTCACCCCCGGTATGTATCAGCGAGCCGATGCGATTCTCGCCATGCTCGAGCCATTCTGTGGCACGACGCATCGGCTCATTCGCTGCGGCCCGGCCACGATGTCGCAAGAAGGTTTCGAGGGGCCCGATATCAAGTCGGAGTTCTGCCCGTCGCGCATCACCATTCAAGAATACGGCACGCGGTTTCGTGTCGACTTCGGCGAAGGTCACAAGACCGGTTTCTTCTGCGACCAGCGCGACAACCGCCGCCAGCTCGCGGCGTATTGCAAGGACCGCACGGTGCTCGACGTCTGCTGCTACACCGGCGGCTTTGCGATTCAAGCGAAGAAGCTCGGCGGCGCTGCCGAAGTGACCGGCGTCGATCTCGACGAGCATCCGCTGGCTCTCGCCAAGGAAAACGCCAACCTCAATCAGGCCCGCTGCAAGTTCGTCCAAGCCGATGCGTTCATCTATATGCGCGACCTACTCTCAGCGGGAAAGAAATTCGACGTCGTCGTGCTCGATCCGCCGAAGCTGATCCGCACACGACTCGAGTACGAAGAAGGCCGTCGCAAACATCTCGATCTCAATCGCCTCGCGATGCGGCTCGTCGCGCCGGGCGGCTTGATGCTGACTTGCACCTGTGCGGGTTTGCTTCCCGCCGATGACTTCATGCAGCTCGTCTGCCTCGCCTCCCGCCAGGCCGGCCCTGAGTTGCAAGCGGCTACCAAAGAGCAAGGCGCCCGCAACGGCCCGCGGGCGATGCAGATCCTCTCGAAGTGCGGCGCTGCGCCGGATCATCCGGTGGCGAGCAATTGCCCCGAGAGTGAATACCTCAACGGCGTGTGGATGCGAATGCTCTAA
- a CDS encoding carbon-nitrogen hydrolase family protein: MSDRFRIAAAQVPSQRGDLAANLATHLAALEAAAEHDVSVMIFPELSLTGYELEIAAEFAMSIDDARLDPLHEVARTANMHIVLGAPLRSNSAKPFLGSIIQRANGTRNSYAKMHLGGNEPDYFIPGDRPEVLSVAGHSIGLAICADTGKPSHPQTYAAGGADIYAASVFLTEEWYTSDSPRFPRYAREHQFLAVMANQGASRGTLQSVGKSAIWLPGGELLAEARGTETALVIATREQDTWRGEVVLV; encoded by the coding sequence ATGTCTGATCGCTTTCGCATCGCCGCCGCTCAAGTCCCGTCGCAGCGCGGAGACTTGGCCGCGAACTTGGCAACCCACCTGGCCGCGCTCGAAGCTGCGGCCGAACACGACGTTTCGGTGATGATCTTTCCCGAACTGTCGCTGACCGGATATGAACTCGAAATCGCGGCGGAGTTCGCGATGTCCATTGATGACGCGCGACTGGATCCGCTGCATGAAGTCGCCCGCACGGCGAACATGCATATCGTGCTCGGCGCCCCGCTGCGAAGTAATTCCGCCAAGCCGTTCCTAGGATCGATCATCCAGCGCGCGAACGGCACACGTAATTCCTACGCCAAGATGCATCTCGGCGGCAACGAGCCGGATTACTTTATTCCTGGCGATCGGCCTGAAGTGCTTAGCGTCGCGGGTCATTCCATCGGCCTAGCCATTTGTGCAGATACCGGCAAGCCGTCACACCCCCAGACGTATGCTGCCGGCGGCGCGGATATTTATGCAGCCAGCGTCTTTCTCACCGAGGAATGGTACACGTCCGACTCGCCGCGCTTTCCGCGTTACGCCCGCGAACATCAATTCCTCGCCGTGATGGCCAATCAAGGCGCTTCGCGCGGCACGCTGCAATCGGTCGGCAAGAGCGCGATTTGGTTGCCGGGAGGCGAGTTGCTCGCGGAAGCACGAGGAACGGAAACGGCACTTGTCATCGCCACGCGCGAACAGGATACGTGGCGCGGCGAGGTTGTCTTGGTTTAG
- a CDS encoding metallophosphoesterase gives MARTIAIGDVHGCDRALAAVLDRIAPSQDDVVVQLGDLVDRGVDSCSVIDRMMRLALRCRVVQLIGDHEELMLDAFNNPAALDRWLRNGGDCTLSSYGWSPGLPLREVPRLADHVAYLQNGVNYLETDTYVFVHAGFEEDVAWENQSPMALRWRVISAATKPHCSGKHVICGHTAQRSGNVLKMNGVTCIDTNCVRGGWLTALDVTNNVVWQVNNVGEIRKTQSLRGSDELSNGRSREL, from the coding sequence TTGGCTCGCACCATAGCGATTGGCGATGTCCACGGTTGCGATCGTGCACTGGCGGCAGTGCTGGATCGGATCGCACCCAGCCAGGACGACGTTGTCGTGCAACTCGGCGATCTTGTTGATCGCGGGGTTGATTCCTGCAGCGTCATCGATCGCATGATGAGGCTGGCACTTCGCTGTCGAGTAGTGCAACTCATCGGCGATCACGAAGAACTGATGCTCGACGCATTCAACAATCCTGCAGCACTGGATCGCTGGCTCCGGAACGGCGGTGATTGCACGTTGTCGTCGTATGGATGGTCGCCGGGGCTGCCGCTCCGCGAAGTTCCTCGCCTTGCCGACCATGTTGCCTATCTGCAAAACGGCGTGAACTATCTCGAAACAGACACGTACGTATTCGTGCACGCGGGCTTTGAAGAAGATGTCGCCTGGGAGAATCAATCGCCAATGGCGCTGCGCTGGCGAGTTATATCCGCAGCCACAAAGCCACATTGCTCGGGGAAGCACGTCATTTGCGGACACACGGCACAGCGATCTGGCAATGTGCTAAAGATGAACGGCGTTACTTGCATCGATACCAACTGTGTGCGTGGCGGCTGGCTGACAGCGCTTGATGTGACCAACAATGTGGTATGGCAGGTCAACAACGTTGGCGAGATTCGCAAAACTCAATCATTACGAGGTAGCGATGAGCTATCGAACGGTCGAAGCCGCGAGCTTTGA
- a CDS encoding NADPH-dependent FMN reductase codes for MPAPKILAFAGSTRKDSFNRKLLPIAVAGAREAGAEVTVVELADYDFPLFNQDLEAAGAPPGLAKLKQLFIDHQGLLIASPEYNSSITPLLKNTIDWVSRPFPGEQGLLAFRGKAAGLISASPGQLGGSRGLVHLRSILGNIDVLVLPTQSSVPQAMNVFNEDGSLKDAKQQANVKAVGQKLAELLKKLHG; via the coding sequence ATGCCCGCTCCTAAAATTCTCGCCTTCGCCGGCAGCACGCGTAAAGATTCCTTCAACCGCAAACTCCTGCCAATCGCCGTGGCCGGCGCTCGCGAAGCCGGCGCCGAAGTCACCGTCGTCGAACTCGCCGATTACGACTTTCCGCTCTTCAATCAAGATCTCGAAGCCGCCGGCGCTCCTCCCGGATTGGCAAAGCTCAAGCAGCTGTTCATCGATCATCAGGGCTTGCTCATCGCCTCGCCCGAATACAACAGCTCGATCACGCCGCTGCTGAAGAACACCATCGACTGGGTCTCCCGCCCCTTCCCGGGCGAACAAGGCTTGCTCGCCTTCCGCGGCAAAGCAGCCGGCCTGATCAGCGCCTCCCCCGGCCAACTCGGCGGCTCGCGCGGCCTCGTTCACCTCCGCTCCATCCTCGGCAACATCGACGTGCTGGTCCTGCCGACCCAATCATCGGTGCCGCAAGCGATGAATGTCTTCAATGAAGACGGCTCGCTGAAAGATGCGAAACAGCAAGCCAATGTCAAAGCAGTCGGGCAGAAGCTGGCCGAGTTGCTGAAGAAGCTGCATGGCTGA
- a CDS encoding DUF2092 domain-containing protein — protein sequence MRLVLSLACAGVSACLFATSVLGQGQPAPQNPAAPQGQPAYSQQQASADQAKFDEVLAECVKFLKTAPNYKLEVTNDWKTARGAEGQNHYKMTHARPNLYRIEVQSGFSKTPDLICANDGTQVTTLHDAQQLYSQHPAAEEGELTHNVMLAQSLAGSGIEILMQPNLLDFIHAHATSVKYIGLEMLDNARCHHFHTQWGQQQVELWIGAQGAPLLKQFSRTTQVNIAADNQFQMVATSKLNWKIGGTIPEGTFQISLPQDARRVHCIYEALSCDEAVDLVGQPVPAIELVQLDGSRMKLKPAEDKLATVLIFWASWCTPSTAEMPKVTGFVKDTASQGVQFYAVNVGEDVSLVRRFATKHEFTSAAVCDPAGAVSHAFRLGELPAVVIIDRQGKIRSVMHGAAKDLQANVTRELQAIAASPVLAPTRPPVTGLKQ from the coding sequence ATGCGTCTCGTTTTATCGCTCGCTTGCGCCGGTGTTTCGGCCTGTTTGTTTGCCACGTCGGTGTTGGGCCAAGGACAGCCCGCGCCACAAAATCCCGCTGCTCCGCAAGGTCAGCCGGCGTACTCGCAGCAACAAGCCAGTGCCGACCAGGCCAAGTTCGATGAAGTGCTGGCCGAGTGCGTGAAGTTTTTGAAGACGGCCCCCAACTACAAACTCGAAGTCACCAACGATTGGAAAACCGCTCGCGGCGCCGAAGGGCAGAATCATTACAAGATGACTCACGCCCGGCCGAACCTGTATCGCATCGAGGTGCAGTCGGGATTTTCCAAAACCCCCGATCTGATCTGTGCCAACGATGGCACGCAGGTAACAACCCTGCACGACGCGCAACAGTTGTACTCGCAGCATCCTGCCGCTGAAGAAGGTGAACTCACGCACAACGTGATGCTCGCCCAAAGCCTGGCCGGCTCGGGGATCGAGATCCTCATGCAGCCGAACCTGCTCGACTTCATTCACGCTCACGCCACCAGCGTGAAGTACATCGGCTTGGAAATGCTCGACAACGCTCGCTGCCACCACTTCCACACGCAGTGGGGTCAGCAACAAGTGGAACTTTGGATCGGCGCTCAGGGTGCACCGCTGCTGAAGCAGTTCTCCCGGACCACGCAGGTCAACATCGCGGCCGACAATCAGTTTCAAATGGTCGCCACGTCGAAGCTCAATTGGAAAATCGGTGGCACGATTCCGGAAGGAACCTTCCAAATCAGCCTGCCTCAAGATGCTCGCCGCGTGCACTGCATCTATGAAGCGCTCTCCTGCGACGAAGCCGTCGATCTCGTCGGTCAGCCTGTCCCCGCCATCGAACTAGTGCAACTCGACGGCAGCCGAATGAAGCTCAAGCCTGCCGAAGACAAGCTCGCTACGGTGCTGATTTTCTGGGCTTCGTGGTGCACGCCGAGCACGGCTGAAATGCCGAAGGTTACCGGCTTTGTCAAAGACACCGCTTCGCAAGGTGTGCAATTTTATGCAGTCAACGTCGGCGAAGACGTGAGCCTGGTTCGGCGGTTTGCGACGAAGCACGAATTCACTTCGGCTGCCGTCTGCGATCCCGCTGGTGCAGTTAGCCACGCCTTCCGCCTCGGCGAACTCCCTGCCGTCGTAATCATTGACCGCCAAGGCAAGATTCGCTCGGTGATGCACGGCGCTGCCAAAGACCTGCAAGCCAACGTCACCCGCGAACTGCAAGCCATCGCTGCTTCGCCAGTGCTCGCCCCCACTCGACCACCCGTGACCGGCTTGAAACAATAG